A genomic segment from Brienomyrus brachyistius isolate T26 chromosome 9, BBRACH_0.4, whole genome shotgun sequence encodes:
- the LOC125749132 gene encoding tRNA selenocysteine 1-associated protein 1-like isoform X2: protein MSCLWMGNLEPYMDEKFISRAFATMGELVVGVRIIRNRGTWGAAGYCFVELADEATAERCLRKINGKPLPGATPPKRFKLNRATYGRQGDSRGGYPDNRYSQPYPYSHNQYYQQYPNYYSNWGYDQNSPNYGYNYNQYDYSSQSYDEIEDDGLEDPNVEIDVVEANQQFMEESEELYDALMDCHWPSQGSPELPVSA from the exons ATGAGCTGTCTTTGGATGGGCAAT TTGGAGCCCTACATGGATGAGAAGTTCATCTCCCGGGCCTTCGCCACCATGGGGGAGCTAGTAGTGGGCGTTCGGATCATCCGCAACCGGGGGACATG GGGTGCTGCAGGTTACTGCTTTGTGGAGCTGGCAGACGAGGCGACAGCAGAACGATGTCTCCGTAAGATCAATGGGAAGCCCCTTCCAGGGGCCACACCG CCGAAAAGGTTCAAGCTAAACAGAGCTACATACGGCCGCCAGGGAGACAGCAG AGGCGGTTACCCGGACAACAGGTATTCCCAGCCCTACCCTTACAGCCATAACCAGTATTACCAGCAATATCCCAACTACTACTCAAACTGGGGCTATGACCAGAATTCACCAAACTATGGCTACAACTATAACCAGTACGACTATTCCTCACAG TCATATGATGAGATTGAAGATGATGGTCTGGAAG ATCCCAATGTTGAGATAGATGTGGTAGAGGCCAACCAGCAGTTCATGGAGGAGAGTGAGGAGCTGTACGACGCCCTGATGGACTGCCATTGGCCGTCACAGGGATCCCCAGAACTCCCTGTGTCTGCTTAG
- the LOC125749132 gene encoding tRNA selenocysteine 1-associated protein 1-like isoform X1 codes for MSCLWMGNLEPYMDEKFISRAFATMGELVVGVRIIRNRGTWGAAGYCFVELADEATAERCLRKINGKPLPGATPPKRFKLNRATYGRQGDSSFFMSRNRGGYPDNRYSQPYPYSHNQYYQQYPNYYSNWGYDQNSPNYGYNYNQYDYSSQSYDEIEDDGLEDPNVEIDVVEANQQFMEESEELYDALMDCHWPSQGSPELPVSA; via the exons ATGAGCTGTCTTTGGATGGGCAAT TTGGAGCCCTACATGGATGAGAAGTTCATCTCCCGGGCCTTCGCCACCATGGGGGAGCTAGTAGTGGGCGTTCGGATCATCCGCAACCGGGGGACATG GGGTGCTGCAGGTTACTGCTTTGTGGAGCTGGCAGACGAGGCGACAGCAGAACGATGTCTCCGTAAGATCAATGGGAAGCCCCTTCCAGGGGCCACACCG CCGAAAAGGTTCAAGCTAAACAGAGCTACATACGGCCGCCAGGGAGACAGCAG TTTTTTTATGTCCCGAAACAGAGGCGGTTACCCGGACAACAGGTATTCCCAGCCCTACCCTTACAGCCATAACCAGTATTACCAGCAATATCCCAACTACTACTCAAACTGGGGCTATGACCAGAATTCACCAAACTATGGCTACAACTATAACCAGTACGACTATTCCTCACAG TCATATGATGAGATTGAAGATGATGGTCTGGAAG ATCCCAATGTTGAGATAGATGTGGTAGAGGCCAACCAGCAGTTCATGGAGGAGAGTGAGGAGCTGTACGACGCCCTGATGGACTGCCATTGGCCGTCACAGGGATCCCCAGAACTCCCTGTGTCTGCTTAG
- the LOC125749131 gene encoding syntaxin-12-like, which translates to MSYGKTDAYHSQPRDFGSLIQTCSVNILKITQNTAQIKSMLYQLGTKQDTAELHDKLQQVQHHTNQLAKDTNRYLKELGSLPQPSSPSEQRQQKIQKDRLMNDFSAALNSFQVLQRRAAEKEKESVARARAGSRLSAEDRDEQLVSFENDDWGQQGQAQTEEPPITEEDLELIKERETSLRQLESDILDVNQIFKDLAVMIHDQGEMIDSIEANVESAEVHVERGAEQLQRAAYYQKKSRKKMCILALVLSLVVAILALIIWLAAK; encoded by the exons ATGTCTTACGGGAAGACAGACGCCTATCACTCGCAGCCACGGGACTTTGGCTCCCTCATTCAGACATGCAGCGTGAACATCCTGAAGATCACGCAGAACA CTGCCCAGATTAAGAGCATGTTGTACCAGCTTGGGACAAAGCAGGACACTGCTGAACTGCACGACAAGCT GCAGCAGGTACAGCACCATACCAACCAGCTGGCCAAGGACACCAACCGGTACCTGAAGGAACTGGGCTCCCTGCCGCAGCCATCCTCCCCCTCAGAGCAG CGTCAGCAGAAGATCCAGAAGGATCGCTTGATGAACGACTTCTCTGCTGCGCTCAACAGCTTTCAGGTGCTGCAGCGACGGGCAGCAGAGAAGGAGAAGGAGTCAGTGGCTCGTGCCCGGGCCGGGTCCCGCCTCTCT GCCGAAGACCGCGATGAACAGCTTGTCTCGTTTGAGAA TGATGACTGGGGCCAGCAGGGCCAGGCCCAGACAGAGGAGCCCCCTATTACTGAGGAGGACCTGGAGCTCATCAAGGAACGGGAGACCAGCCTTCGCCAGCTGGAG TCGGACATATTGGATGTGAACCAGATCTTCAAGGATTTAGCCGTGATGATCCACGACCAGGGAGAAATGATCG ACAGCATCGAGGCCAACGTGGAGAGCGCAGAGGTCCACGTGGAGCGGGGCGCGGAGCAGCTGCAAAGGGCAGCTTACTATCAG AAAAAGTCCCGCAAGAAGATGTGCATCCTAGCCCTGGTGCTGTCCTTGGTCGTCGCCATCCTGGCTCTCATTATCTGGCTGGCCGCTAAATGA